The nucleotide window GTGTTCGGCAAACGAGTAGCAAGCGCACTCATGATTTCACCTCGACATCAAGAAAAGAGGGTTGGGCGGCACCGGGGGTCAGGGTCACTGGCCACCAGCGCAGGGTGAAGCGGGTCATCCATTCATCCAGATACAAACCGGCGTTTAAGGCAATCCATAGGCGGCGAACTTGGGTATTGAGCGGCCAGCGCTGCAAGCTGTAACTCGCCAGCATAAGCACCAGCAACAGGCTGCAGACCCACAGATCCGCCCAGAGATTGGCTGCTCTGGGGGCAAGCTCCAACGCCTGCGCCAAACCGGTTTTAAGCGCGAGGTAAAGCGCGACCAAGGCCGCCGCCAACAGCAAGCCAGCCAGCATGGGGTGCCACCAGTGACGGGAGAGCGCCGCCTGTTGCGCCAGCCCTTGGGCAACCAGAGTGACAAGCGCGAGGGATAAAATCACCCAAGGCACCAGCGAGCCGCTGATCGCGTCACTACCGGCATTCGTCAATAAATAGCTCTGCGCCAACCAAACCAGCCCTGCTACCAGTGGCACCACCAGCAGCGTCGCACCCAGCCATTGAGTCAAACTCGGCAAACGCGCGCTGCCCAAGGCATCGCCCACTGACTGCTCCAACTGCTCATTCACCGCGCTACCGGCGGCCAAAAACGCGCGCGCTTTGTAGCAGGAGTGGGCGATCAGATGCAGCAGCGCCAATTCGTACAAACCGAGGGCGCACTCCACCAGCATTAACCCCATTTGTGCGCAGGTGGACCAAGCCAAGCGCACCTTGATGCTGATACGGGTAGTCATAATCAGCGCCGCGAGTACCGCCGATGGCCCCGCCACCAGCAGCAATAACCACTGGGCGGCCACCACTTGGCTGAGCAAGGGCGCAAATAACAGCAAGAGCACACCGCCCAAATTAATCACCCCGGCGTGAAGCAAAGCGGAGACTGGAGTGGGCGATTCCACCACCTGAATCAGCCAACCCTGCAGCGGCAACTGGGCGCATTTGAGCAGCGCCACCTGCGCCACACAGAGCGCCGCCAACATCAGCGGCCAGCTCAGTTGCTCGGCCCGCAGCTGGGCGATTTGCGCCATGATCTGTGACAAGGAGAAGCTATTGAATTGGCTATACAGCAGACCAATCGCGAGTGCTAACAGCAACTCGGAGGCGCGCGCGATAAGGAATTTTTTGTGCGCGGCCAAGAGTGCGCGCGGGCGATCCGGATAGAACAAGAGCAGCTGATTCAAACTCAGGCTGACACCGACCCAAGCCGCCCAAAACAGTACCAAATGATCTACCAGCAGCAGGGTTTGTACGGCGAGCAGGGTCAGCGTTAACCAGCGCAGAAAACGCGCGCCGTCGCTATCGCCTTGAAAGTTAGTGGCGGCATAGCGGTAGATAATCCAGCCCAAAAAGTTCACCAGCACTAACAGCGTTGCCTGCAGCACGCCCAAGCGCAGCAAACCGCTTTGCAATGGTTCCTCCAGTGCGATCAGCCATAAACCTGCAGTCAAAAGCAGGTTAAAACCTGCCGCGTGCGTTGCCAGCGCCCAACCCCAGCTGCGTGCCGCCATTGCGCTAATGAGCAGCGGTATTAACAACAGCGCCCAGAGCGCGACATTCCA belongs to Cellvibrio sp. pealriver and includes:
- a CDS encoding NADH-quinone oxidoreductase subunit L, producing the protein MTINDLVSWNVALWALLLIPLLISAMAARSWGWALATHAAGFNLLLTAGLWLIALEEPLQSGLLRLGVLQATLLVLVNFLGWIIYRYAATNFQGDSDGARFLRWLTLTLLAVQTLLLVDHLVLFWAAWVGVSLSLNQLLLFYPDRPRALLAAHKKFLIARASELLLALAIGLLYSQFNSFSLSQIMAQIAQLRAEQLSWPLMLAALCVAQVALLKCAQLPLQGWLIQVVESPTPVSALLHAGVINLGGVLLLLFAPLLSQVVAAQWLLLLVAGPSAVLAALIMTTRISIKVRLAWSTCAQMGLMLVECALGLYELALLHLIAHSCYKARAFLAAGSAVNEQLEQSVGDALGSARLPSLTQWLGATLLVVPLVAGLVWLAQSYLLTNAGSDAISGSLVPWVILSLALVTLVAQGLAQQAALSRHWWHPMLAGLLLAAALVALYLALKTGLAQALELAPRAANLWADLWVCSLLLVLMLASYSLQRWPLNTQVRRLWIALNAGLYLDEWMTRFTLRWWPVTLTPGAAQPSFLDVEVKS